The nucleotide sequence CCAATTAGTGTATGAtttctaattgtttttattttggtttttctttgCCAATGCCCAACAAATTTTAAGTAGATTTTATAATAAGTCTCCTAGACCTtgattatatatcaaatattttccactaataacattttaattaattgtattaaattttaatttacacaTTTCATTGTTACATGATTTATActaattttaatcatatttttcttaaacttttaaaatttaattataagatCAACTTATGTAGTATAAACTACTTTATCAGCTTTGGATTTTGCATAAATGTATTTTCTAGTTTTGTGTTTGTTCATAAGATGTTAGTTGTAGTTTCACAACCTATTAATGTTACTTTTACATTGAgttgaataaaattattttgttctttaaaccaaattttaggtctttttgaaaatttacctttTAAGCTActccacttctttttttttctgtaccAAGATTATGCAATGTTACTTTAGTTGATGTTTAAGATTAGtgtacacatattaaaaaaagtacaatttttataaaaaattattggtaacattaaaataatattaaataaaaattaatttaaccaataaaaatacAGTATTATGTAATTATTTGCAAATGTCAAATGACAATAGATTTTTATATAGGATAGTGAGATCATCActagttatataattaaaaaaaattcttgaaaCATCAAATAAATTGAAACCAAGAGAGTGTATACTTTCATCCATAACCAAGCAATAGAGTCTTGCGGTTAAAGCTGCACTTTCAGATGCAGTCTCCTTAGGGCTCAACTCAGTCACCTTCTGGTCTGACTCGAAAACGCTCGTCTCAGCACTATCTTCTGAGGATAATGTCATTGAAATTCAAGGGATCCTTCACGATATCTCTGTTCTTCGTGAAGCCCTTGTCTCTAGCTCTTTTAATTACGTTCCTCGTCTTAAAAACCTTGAAGCTGATGCTCTTGCAAAATCAGCTTTGTATGAACCTTAACTCTGGAGTTTATAAGTAATGGAAGTttggtttgttaaaaaaaaaagaaaaagagtaccggcacaaaaagaaaattgtaaagtTTGATGGGAAATGGTATCCTAAAAttgttgtaattttaaaattagtgtcaattaaaacacattttattagtaaaatatgAGGTGTTTGACTTGTATAAGTAACAAAGGAAAAGGTGAGATATGATAGAAATTTAAGGGGAGAACGAGCTTAATGTCTTCTTCCAGTAAGGGAAGGTTTCATATGAACAAGCTCTTCTTTATTCGCTCCCATGTCTAAAGCTAAACGACCAGCCTCTAAGAATCGTTTCACAGCATCTTCCATATACTTCTTCCCTTGAATCACAGTCATTCCTTTTCCTATTTCTTTAGGATATGCTGTAAGTACATCATCTCCTTTTAGAACCGCAGCTAGTTGTACAAGCTCTTGCTGAAACTCACTCAATTTAGCATTCTCATTCGCCTCAGTCATTCTTATCTTAACCGGTTCGGGTAACGTCTCGGGACAATCAGTTCTAGGCTCTTTTCGGATTTGCAAAATGTTCTCAAACGTCCCTGCCCATTCATCTCTTTTTGTGAGGAAAGGCGTTGATAGATTGAATAGTTTCTTTACAGTCGCCGGGATCGAAGAATGCTCATATTCAGATGATGGGAATGGTGACCCGTTTGGTCCATGTACGACCGTTCCTTTCTCGATCCATGGAGACACAGCTATTGTTGGTACACGAATACCTAAGCGGTTGAATTCGAATAGGAATGGTTCTGGTCCGACTATACCGTCCGGGCTAGGCACATTGCGAACTGGTGTTGGAACGTGGTCGAAATATCCACCGTGCTCGTCGTAAGTGATCAAAAGTAGGGTTTCGTTCCATTGTGGGCTCGCTCTAAGTGTCTCGTACACTTCCTTTATAAACTTCTGAAAATGTGTAACGAAACATTGTTGGACACTAGAAAAAACATTGGAACATTTTATTTGCActtcatttataaattctataatattaagttattttatGATAAGTAGCTTAGAGTCTATGTCatggaaatttatatttttacattgtcaaagaaaaaacatatacatccaaacataaaaattactagtctattattattaattaattcatatacttagtataatatttataaattacataaaccataatgtgaatatatatatatatataagtattaaatattttcaaagttatattagctatggaaaaataaaatatactattaattaaaataattatgtttctaAGTAAATCATTAAAACTGTGATTTATCCTCGAaagtttgataaaataaaaataaaaataaaaattgttagtAACTGGAATCGAAATTCAACATCAAGCTTTAGTTTATCTTGGAAAGTTAATTACTTATATAGCTGATTAACATATTTCTAAAGTTTGAATAAATATAATGTGAAAATTTCTAAATgtactatattttaaatctcaatatttatggataataaAACATCGTTTCTTCTTAATTtagttattgttattttaataataattttaattaaaaaatcttatctttctagaattttttaaaatactaactttacataaaattgatatatacatatatgtgtataaattaaataagagCCAAAATAAACCTGTCCTTGGTAGACGTCATGAGATGGGTGATCATCATTAGCTGGCTCAAATGTTGTATCCATGTAACGTTGCTCAATCACAGCATAACCAGGGAGCTTTCCTTTCTTTGCATGATCCTTGAAGGATAAGCTATAGCTATGGAACTTAGGAATGTATTTAAGTTTCCTTAGGTTTCGATAAAACAATACCGCCGGAATATTCTGGAAGTAGATTCCGAAAGAGATATCGGCTTCATCAAGATTTTCGAAAATGGTTCTTTGAGGATAACCTAATGCAAGTGACTTTGGGTCGTTGCTTGTGGCTCCTCCCGACGTGCCTGAGTGCACGAACATCCGGTTTGGTTGCGTCGATGATGGAACCGATGCAAACCATCTGTTTAAAATCATTTTCAGATTTATTGCCTTTTAGTACTAGTCATTTTATTAGTAAtagaaagtttattatatacACAAAAGGTCAATAAGAATATATTACGTACTTAACCAAAACAAGAGTATATATCacgtattttatcaaaaaaaagaagagagtaTATATATCACGTAACAATACTTCCATAAAGagatgaaaatacaaaaaagtaatatttagaaaattattctAATGGAAccatatgtttttgtttttaaccaTTTTTAACAATCAAGTAAGATGGCCAGTCAGTAccgttaataaaatatatatacccgAAACGTAACGTTAAGATGGCCAGTCAGTAAGAGGACAAAGGATGCGACAATAAAATTCTATGACGTAATAATACTTTCAAAGAAacgaaaatactaaaaaaattatatcattaaAAGAATTACCTATCAAAGACAGCGAACTCAGAGACGAGTGTCTTGTAGACAGGAACCTTATCGGGTTCGAATCCATTCATAACACTTGCAGACATATTACCAGTGGGGTCCTCCGAATATGCTTGTTGAACAAACCCGTTCATCGGTGGAGGATCTTTGGATGTATCATTCGACCCGAATATCTGTTCCCTTATCGCCTGAAACGAATGACCCGGATCCGGATCAACGTAATGTGAACCTGACCCGAACTGGATTTTCTTTGAAGAAGGGTCCGATGCTGAGACCGGGTTCGACTCCGAACCATCAACGCCGTTGATTTCTGGGTTTAGTTTTTTCATCCAACCAAGCATGTGATCGAATGATCGATTTTCCATTACCAAAACTACGATGGTTTTGATTGGACTTGTTGCATGAACTTGGTTGTTGTATAGAATCGTTGTTGCTAGTAGGAGAATCGTTGCAAGTGGTGAAATGCATTTTTGGACTGACATTTTCTTGAGACGAGAGACTTTGATGATAGAGAGATAATCAATGGTGGGGATAACTTTTGTCTTAGGCTTCTCTCCAAGcataaatatctatatatatataacataaataaatggAATGTCTTTACAAACCTTGAATATTGAATATATTGAAAGTAGTCAAAAAGTTTCACACCAATTTTGGTATTTAAGTTAAAGAATTTAGTAAGACATTATCTAGAATTTAGTAAGACACTATCTTGAATTTAGAAGATATTATCTAGAATTTAGTTAGACTTCTTTATCTAGAATTTAGTagatattattttgaatttagtAGATATTATCTAGAATTTAGTTGAAACatcaaaacttctttttttttttttgtcacgaaaacatCAAAACTTCTCTAAAACATCTTTATATTATGGAATAGATGGCGTAATAatcatggatttttttttttggttcaaaatcCAGCAAAACTGATTACCTGATACAAAGTCAGCATATAATAACGACAACTAACCTAAAAAATAATGACAACTAACATAAAAGTCACTAATATAAATGACAATGAAATCGTATCctaataaaaaatttacaaattacCAAATACATGCAAATGTGTAGTAGTATATGTATGTAAGAATTTAGTGTAAATTTTCCCTTAAGAAATAAAGTTCAATAAAGCGTAATTGAAGATCTTTGAATAtagtgaatatatatattattaaaatataaatacaaatataaattaacccttaattttttaaattatttacaatacTATGCCattgaaataataaatttaccTACATGTTagtatttttgtcttttatagtttaattgatgcattttcttaaaatacagtttaacaaattatgtttacttatttaaaaaatatttcatataatcTAGCTacataataaattatacttaatcaatgtcaaaaatataacaagattttattattacggggtggttattttttattttggtatattaactatgtttaaaaaacataaaaatgttataaaaatacataatatgaaCCACAAAACTGTAAATAATATGTTGAATTATTTAAtcgtataaatcaaatataaaaatagataaccattttatttacattaaaattttgatctataaaaaatacatttgcaCGAACACACgggttatatattaaaaatatgtttgtaaCAGTTGAcacatcaaaaaataaaataaaattattcattataaattattaaataattatgtttagaaatatattaaataattatttaatatataaatataaattttaaaaatgtatactaGTATTTATacaagataattttttttttttgcaaagcaAAAACGAATATCCACGCGAATCAAGCTCTAGCCATTATTGAATTGAAAGATAGGAGacgaaagtaaaatatataaggaATGAATAACGTGGTCAAACCTATGCGGTCAAAAAACCACTGTTAATAATTTCAAACTGAACTGAAAACCTTATTCCAAAGGGTAATAAACCGCATTGACTAATAACATCGAATCCACCtaaataaatgttatttataTCTGATGAATGAGATAAATATTCTTTCTATTTCATGTCATTTCATTCTATAATTTCAGTGTAATTTCGtacattaaatttatttttttatccttTTGAATAActaataactttttatttaaatcatttttatttaattaattatacattaaattagaatatattaatctattatataatttttttaatctccgTGAAAAATGTCACAACGACAACTTATAACGAAACGGATGAGTAGATGATTTGGACTGTGGAAACCTCTTTGATTTAGTcgtttaaataaaagttaatgtTTATATACTGAAAAGCTTCGAAtcctataaaatgtgaaacTATGCAAACTAATGGAATTTTTTTGTACAATGGATATACAGTGTTAAGAAAGATGACTTGAtctataaaaacaagaaaatagatTGAAATATGGAGAACAGACTTTACACACATTCGACTCATTTCTTTACTAAATTCACTTGTTCTTTTGTCAAGGCTCGTTAATTATCAATAGTAAagccatttttttcttcattcaCACCTCACTTCGTTTGAAAGCCAGACTTGTACGCATGCATTTGAAACATTTTAATAGAGCCCATCTTATGGAGCCCccatttctattttttgtttatatttgtgtattttataTAATGCTAAACGTACAAAaaggttaacaaaaaaaaatcaagttatATCTATgagaataaaatattaagttgtgacgtgggtgtttaattttttaggatttagataataataaatttaacacaaaatttaaaataaataaaaatcatcttCTTTTTAATTCAGTCACGGGCTTACAACGACTTTTCAGTTTCtagtgaaacaatttttttgttcagagaaactaaagtttttatttttctgaatgGGCCCCCAAAATACAGGTTCGCCTCTGCTTCGTCTATATCTCATTTTTAACTAAACTGTTGCATATTTTTCCAAAAAACCTTCACGATTTTTCATATCGCCAGACGATCCCGGTTTTCAGCTATtcctatttaatatttataaattttaacagtTATAGTTTCTTCCAGGGCCGGCTTACAAGGGGGGACAAGCAGTGCGACCGCCCCGGGTCCGAGTCCGTGTCCCCTCATGTAATGATAAATAAGGGGcccaattttttataaatctatatttttatatataacaaaaaattataaatacaataaataaaattgaaaagggcccaaaattatttgattgtatatagttttattttcattacaaaatatacaaaatattattgattaaattttaaaaatattttaaacattatctctatataaattttagagagtaaaaaaattttttttgcccTAGGGCCCCTATCAGTGTTGAGCCGGCCCTGGTTTCTTCTACAACAATACAACTCTAAAAGGAAGGGATTGGCTAGTATAAACTTCAAGGCAAAGGAAGCACAATGGTGAACAATCAGAATATGTAGAAAACCATCACTCAGTTTCATATAGAAAGAACATATGGTCGTCATTAAAGACTAGATTGATGAAAGTAACCAGTGAAAAAATGACCTATATCACAATCAATGACCGAGTCACGCTCTGAAATGACATGAATACAAACCAAGTAGCTCCACGTGTGACACAAACGCCCCCTTGCCCCCCTCCGAGGTCCTAGTGGGCGTAAATGGAACTACACTTGCAAGGCTGGCGAAACCCTAGCCATGACCTTGACAAGAATAAACCTAGAGGGTTGAACCCACAAAATAATGGGAAAGGCAGTCACAACCCAGTGGTTCCACTAGAAAGAAGTTTGAATCACATCTATACTTTTTTCCTGCATCCacctggttttttttttttttttttttttttttttttttgataatccaggggttCCCCACTTACGTGGGTCATTCCCCTGGGCCCGGTTaggcagcggtccacttcacccgGGAGGGCTTTACCTGGGCTGGGGACAAGGCCCAACACCCAGTACCGCATTTGATGACAGAATGGGTAGTTCGCCTCCGCTTGGCGTCGAACCCGTGAGCATGACAATTGGCCCACAAGGTCCTTACCAAGTGAGCTACCACATCCCGTCCACCTGGTTTTCCGCCCTATATTTATTTCATGAAGAACATAACAATGGACGAATTGTCCAAGAGAAAGAAGTTGTCCGATTCAGTTTGGGCTGAGCCAATTAGTTCTCCAAAGAAAAACAAGTCCAAGGAATCTCAGTGACATTTTAATGCTCATAGAAACATGACAACAATTCAAAAACGTAAACCAAAAAGTTTATTAACTCAAAAGAACTTTCACTACTGCTCCAATTCATGTAtcagtttaaatatatatataaaaaaaaaataacttgtgGCTCGTCTCTCATTTCTGGTTGACCAGATTGCTCGGGCGCATGCAGTTCAATTACACAACCCTTCAGTTGTTCACGATAAAGATCTCATGAGATGGTCTCTCAATCTGTGCAGGTAAAAATGCTGCCATTGCTGGAGTCCACACAAGTTTTAAAGGCTCTGTGGTCAGCTCAAATTGCATGTAGACACGAATGATGGATACATGTCCGCCGGGAAGGAATCTCACTAGTGTGATGGCAACTCTAGGCCCATACAATGATTGCAACTGGTTCGTGTTGTGAAGTTTTTGGCTGAACCACACTAAATGCAATGGGAAAGAAGAGTCAAAAGAAGCTGTACTCCACCATCTCTCACTAGTTCTTCACCAATCAATGATGATGCAGCACCGCGGACACAGATAACTTTGAAAGCATGggactaaattaaattataactgCAAAATTTTAGCAAGAGATGTACGTTAACTAAACAAGCACAGTTGCTGCAACAAGGAGAGGGGCTCTATCGTTTAGACATAAAAGTTGCTGTCTTCCTTGTCCACTGTAAATGGATGATAGTatgattgttttaaaatagtatgATTGTTCTAAAATATAGCCCAAACAATAATCTATTGAGATTGATTCATCTAACTTGTAAATCTGTCAGACCGTCCAAAATCCATGTAATAAATGTGAATTGGAAATTTCTAAACCTAACACATAAATGATAGAACGTGAAAGTCGTCTTTGTTTAATACTTGTCCAagacttacttattttttataaatcatgAGTTCAAGAGTTGAACTCtaagaaaaatttcaaataatcacgattttttcaaaaacatgtAAAACTATATGTTGAAGGGTAATTCTTATACAAACGTAatatttctaataaaaaaaatatttgaaacggATGATAGAACCAGACAGAAAATGACGCTTGGAAATTCCAGCCTCACTTTAGTTTCAACTTTGAAAAATCACACTGGATAATCGTTTTGAAACGCTCGAGAAAAACATTGTCTTAGTTAAGCAATAAAACAAATAGAAGTAAAAAACCGTTG is from Brassica napus cultivar Da-Ae chromosome A4, Da-Ae, whole genome shotgun sequence and encodes:
- the LOC106446778 gene encoding non-specific phospholipase C2; the encoded protein is MLGEKPKTKVIPTIDYLSIIKVSRLKKMSVQKCISPLATILLLATTILYNNQVHATSPIKTIVVLVMENRSFDHMLGWMKKLNPEINGVDGSESNPVSASDPSSKKIQFGSGSHYVDPDPGHSFQAIREQIFGSNDTSKDPPPMNGFVQQAYSEDPTGNMSASVMNGFEPDKVPVYKTLVSEFAVFDRWFASVPSSTQPNRMFVHSGTSGGATSNDPKSLALGYPQRTIFENLDEADISFGIYFQNIPAVLFYRNLRKLKYIPKFHSYSLSFKDHAKKGKLPGYAVIEQRYMDTTFEPANDDHPSHDVYQGQKFIKEVYETLRASPQWNETLLLITYDEHGGYFDHVPTPVRNVPSPDGIVGPEPFLFEFNRLGIRVPTIAVSPWIEKGTVVHGPNGSPFPSSEYEHSSIPATVKKLFNLSTPFLTKRDEWAGTFENILQIRKEPRTDCPETLPEPVKIRMTEANENAKLSEFQQELVQLAAVLKGDDVLTAYPKEIGKGMTVIQGKKYMEDAVKRFLEAGRLALDMGANKEELVHMKPSLTGRRH